In Cydia strobilella chromosome 6, ilCydStro3.1, whole genome shotgun sequence, one DNA window encodes the following:
- the LOC134742117 gene encoding lys-63-specific deubiquitinase BRCC36-like, translating to MLNKVLLSTDVTLVCVQHALSTEKEEIMGLLIGEVHDNGSLVSIVSSVILRRLDKKPDRVEISEEQLVQATLRAEELAAEVGRPLRVVGWYHSHPHITVWPSHVDLATQSMYQRMDASFVGIIFAAFLTDQSTKAPSIQITCFQSVTDGSTQSRREIEMEVVNNNDSLMTNNFEILTQLPAILKEEEDEAYQNEVGASETDDIIIKQHNAAVRTIAIGHIVEKMSRPMLEALVSRNALNGVRLKALKKQHQELMSRLENMSCNV from the exons ATGCTAAATAAAGTACTACTATCTACTGATGTCACCTTGGTTTGCGTTCAACATGCACTATCTACAGAAAAAGAAGAAATAATGGGACTATTAATTGGAGAG GTTCACGACAATGGTTCGCTGGTTTCAATAGTATCATCGGTTATTTTACGGCGGTTGGATAAGAAGCCTGACCGTGTCGAGATCTCGGAGGAGCAGCTAGTGCAGGCTACATTAAGAGCGGAAGAGCTCGCAGCGGAAGTAGGCCGGCCGCTAAGGGTGGTAGGCTGGTACCACTCCCATCCCCATATTACTGTGTGGCCTTCTCATGTTG ATCTTGCAACACAATCCATGTACCAAAGGATGGACGCCAGTTTTGTTGGGATAATATTTGCTGCATTCCTTACAGATCAAAGCACCAAAGCTCCATCT ATACAAATTACTTGCTTTCAATCTGTCACTGATGGCTCAACCCAAAGCAGAAGAGAAATTGAAATGGAAGTTGTGAACAACAATGACTCTCTCATGACAAACAATTTTGAG ATATTAACCCAACTACCAGCAATTCTTAAAGAAGAAGAGGATGAGGCCTACCAGAATGAAGTTGGCGCTAGTGAAACAGATGATATTATTATCAAACAACATAATGCAGCTGTGAGGACAATAGCTATAGGACATATTGTAGAAAAG ATGTCTCGGCCAATGCTAGAGGCCCTGGTTTCCCGGAATGCTCTTAATGGTGTGAGATTAAAAGCTCTGAAAAAACAGCATCAAGAACTTATGTCCAGATTGGAGAACATGTCATGCAATGTATAA